In Schlegelella aquatica, one DNA window encodes the following:
- a CDS encoding chemotaxis protein CheB gives MSADVSSTAPAAPAGPADVAAVAIGASAGGIDAVERLLAALPARTPFCVLVVLHLPSRRPSRLVEIFAPQCALPVEEPMDKQPAQPGRVYVAPPDYHLLVEPQGTLALSVDEPVLYSRPAIDPLFESAAVAYGPRLLALVLTGASADGAAGLAAVRRAGGTAWVQRPDTALARTMPQAALDAAGADAVLGLDEMAERLRQLAQGVRPAYPDSPGACAPKQRE, from the coding sequence ATGAGTGCCGATGTGAGCTCCACCGCCCCTGCAGCCCCCGCCGGGCCGGCCGATGTCGCGGCGGTGGCGATCGGCGCGTCGGCCGGTGGCATCGACGCCGTGGAAAGGCTGCTTGCGGCCTTGCCCGCACGCACGCCCTTTTGCGTGCTCGTCGTCTTGCACCTGCCGTCGCGTCGACCGAGTCGGCTGGTGGAGATCTTTGCGCCGCAATGCGCCTTGCCCGTGGAGGAGCCGATGGACAAGCAGCCCGCTCAGCCCGGCCGGGTGTATGTGGCTCCCCCCGACTACCACCTGCTGGTCGAGCCGCAGGGCACGCTCGCGCTGTCGGTGGACGAGCCCGTGCTGTACTCGCGACCGGCGATCGATCCGCTGTTCGAGTCGGCCGCCGTGGCCTACGGCCCCCGCCTGCTGGCGCTGGTGCTCACAGGGGCCAGCGCGGACGGGGCGGCCGGACTCGCAGCGGTGCGGCGTGCCGGCGGCACCGCCTGGGTGCAACGCCCCGACACGGCGCTCGCGCGCACCATGCCGCAGGCCGCCCTCGATGCCGCGGGCGCCGATGCGGTGCTGGGCCTCGACGAAATGGCCGAACGCCTGCGCCAACTGGCGCAGGGGGTGCGCCCCGCGTACCCGGACTCGCCTGGCGCTTGCGCGCCCAAGCAACGAGAGTGA
- a CDS encoding hybrid sensor histidine kinase/response regulator, which translates to MEQDTHVLVVDDLEQNLVAMEALLRRPGVKVLKAQSGREALELLLAHDVAVALFDVQMPEMDGFELSELVRGSPRTRHVPIIFLTAAAVDVQRSFRGYDAGAVDFLYKPIDPHVLTSKVGVFVELHRQRAELARRMEELQRALQLNEMFTAVLGHDLRTPLSVVKVSAELLLMQHRDEATRSIAQRLKSSASRMSRMVEQLLDVYGLKSGGIPLKPVACDLGELVEQICAELSVGGCEERLQVVRRGPLDAVLDRDRVMQVVANLIGNALEHGDPSRPVTVELDGGQPQQLILRVRNGGTVPAERLESLFAPYQRAGKPQRAGLGLGLYIVDQFVRAHGGRVALRNEGSDTLAEVVLPRDARASGQTVVPL; encoded by the coding sequence ATGGAACAAGACACCCACGTCCTCGTCGTCGACGACCTGGAGCAGAACCTCGTCGCCATGGAGGCGCTGTTGCGCCGGCCCGGAGTGAAGGTGCTCAAGGCGCAGTCGGGCCGCGAGGCGCTCGAACTGCTTCTGGCCCACGACGTGGCCGTGGCGCTCTTCGACGTGCAGATGCCGGAGATGGACGGCTTCGAGCTCTCGGAGCTGGTGCGCGGCTCGCCACGCACCCGGCATGTGCCCATCATCTTCCTGACCGCCGCAGCGGTGGACGTGCAGCGCTCCTTCCGCGGGTACGACGCGGGGGCCGTGGACTTTCTCTACAAACCGATCGACCCGCACGTGCTCACCAGCAAGGTGGGCGTGTTCGTGGAACTGCACCGGCAGCGCGCGGAGCTTGCGCGGCGCATGGAGGAACTGCAGCGGGCCTTGCAGCTCAACGAGATGTTCACCGCCGTGCTGGGGCACGACCTGCGCACGCCCTTGTCGGTGGTGAAAGTCAGCGCCGAGCTGCTGCTGATGCAGCACCGCGACGAGGCCACGCGCAGCATCGCGCAGCGGCTCAAGTCCAGCGCGTCGCGTATGTCGCGCATGGTCGAGCAGCTGCTCGACGTGTACGGCTTGAAGTCGGGGGGTATTCCGCTCAAGCCCGTGGCATGCGACCTGGGCGAACTGGTCGAACAGATCTGCGCGGAGCTGAGCGTCGGCGGGTGCGAGGAGCGGCTGCAGGTGGTGCGTCGCGGGCCGTTGGACGCCGTGCTCGACCGCGACCGCGTCATGCAGGTGGTGGCCAACCTGATCGGCAACGCCCTGGAGCACGGAGACCCGAGCCGGCCCGTCACGGTGGAGCTGGACGGCGGGCAGCCGCAGCAGCTCATCCTGCGCGTGCGCAATGGCGGCACCGTCCCGGCCGAGCGCCTGGAATCGCTGTTCGCGCCCTACCAGCGGGCCGGCAAACCGCAGCGAGCCGGCCTCGGGCTGGGGCTGTACATCGTCGATCAGTTCGTGCGCGCGCACGGGGGCCGCGTGGCACTGCGCAACGAGGGCTCCGATACGCTCGCCGAAGTGGTGCTGCCGCGCGACGCCCGGGCGAGCGGCCAGACGGTCGTGCCCCTGTGA
- a CDS encoding CheR family methyltransferase, with amino-acid sequence MRDDADPSFDAEVRELLDAVYRVYQHDFRHYAVASMRRRVRQAMSRFGCRSVDELRRLLLADAGVFAEMLQFLTVQLSELFRDPAYFRAVRDEVVPLLGTYPSIKVWVAGCSTGEELWSLAIVFEEEGLLDRTLFYATDINPKALAAAEAGVYPLERMAQFSANYRRAGGKRSLADYYSTGYNAAVFDRRLRRRVLFADHSLATDQVFSEVHLVSCRNVLIYFDRELQDRAVGLFRDALVHRGFLGLGTKETLRFSAHVSSFEEWLPAQRIYRRR; translated from the coding sequence ATGAGGGACGACGCCGATCCTTCGTTCGACGCCGAGGTCCGCGAGTTGCTGGACGCGGTGTACCGCGTCTACCAACACGACTTCCGCCACTACGCCGTGGCCTCGATGCGGCGCCGGGTGCGGCAGGCGATGAGCCGCTTCGGCTGCCGCAGCGTGGACGAGCTGCGCCGCTTGCTGCTGGCCGACGCCGGAGTCTTCGCCGAGATGCTGCAGTTCCTCACCGTGCAGTTGAGCGAGCTGTTCCGGGACCCGGCTTACTTCCGGGCGGTGCGTGACGAGGTGGTCCCGCTGCTCGGCACCTATCCGTCGATCAAGGTGTGGGTGGCCGGCTGCAGCACGGGGGAGGAGCTGTGGTCGCTGGCGATCGTGTTCGAGGAGGAGGGGTTGCTCGATCGCACCTTGTTCTACGCCACGGACATCAATCCCAAGGCGCTGGCCGCGGCCGAGGCGGGCGTCTATCCGCTCGAGCGCATGGCGCAGTTCAGCGCGAACTACCGCCGCGCGGGCGGCAAGCGCTCGTTGGCGGATTACTACTCGACCGGCTACAACGCCGCGGTCTTCGATCGGCGGCTGCGCCGGCGCGTGCTCTTCGCCGACCACAGTCTGGCGACGGACCAGGTGTTCTCGGAGGTGCATCTCGTGTCCTGCCGAAACGTGCTCATCTACTTCGACCGCGAGCTGCAGGACCGCGCCGTGGGGCTGTTTCGTGACGCGCTGGTCCACCGTGGCTTCTTGGGCCTGGGCACCAAGGAGACCTTGCGGTTCTCGGCGCATGTCTCGTCCTTCGAGGAATGGCTGCCCGCGCAGCGCATCTACAGGCGCCGTTGA